A window of Mangifera indica cultivar Alphonso chromosome 11, CATAS_Mindica_2.1, whole genome shotgun sequence contains these coding sequences:
- the LOC123229275 gene encoding phosphatidylinositol/phosphatidylcholine transfer protein SFH6-like: MSSSLDRLARPCFEGVSSNDERRERKSDVENSEDDRKSRMGNLKKKALKASSKLKPNFKKKSRRKSDDTIFVSIEDVRNVEELQAVDGFRQALLSDDLLPPRHDDYHMLLRFLKARKFDIEKARYMWANMIQWRKDFGTDTVLEDFDFSELNEVLRHYPQGYHGVDKEGRPVYIERLGKVDPYKLTQVTTLDRYVRYHVQEFEKCFTVKFPACSVAAKRHIDSSTTIIDVQGVGLKNLTKSARELIQRLQKIDNDNYPETLGRMFIINAGSGFKLLWNTVKSFLDPKTTAKIHVLGNKFQNKLLEIIDASELPEFLGGDCNCADKGGCMRSNKGPWNDPNILKMVLSGEALCSRQIVTVLNGEGRVIACDKPRFSMIKGSDTSTAESGSEVEEIASPKPTSSSLVPKLTPVSEEPRVVGKASSAGGFSEYDEYVPVIDKTVDVGWKKQVSQNPYNSSQGSQLLLRVERGPQGTCAHIWAMVLAFFTSLISLVYSWAFRVNEQVSVSNSVQSRTELPVNPMPEEAFHTPSAMLRFNENILSTVFRRLDQLEEKFNALQEKPYQMPCEKEELLNVAVYRVDALESELIATKKALFEALMRQDELLAYVESQRTKMRVKSKKKFCF, encoded by the exons ATGTCCAGCTCTCTTGATCGCTTGGCAAGGCCTT GTTTTGAGGGAGTTTCCAGCAATGACGAAAGAAGAGAGAGGAAATCGGATGTTGAGAATTCTGAGGATGACAGGAAAAGTAGAATGGGGAACCTGAAGAAGAAAGCGTTAAAGGCATCTAGTAAATTGAAAcctaattttaagaaaaagagTAGGAGGAAAAGTGATGATacaatttttgtttcaattgagGATGTTCGCAATGTTGAGGAGCTTCAGGCTGTAGATGGATTTCGACAAGCACTTCTGTCCGATGATTTGCTTCCTCCCAGACATGATGATTATCACATGTTATTGAG attCTTGAAAGCGAGAAAATTCGATATTGAAAAAGCTAGGTACATGTGGGCAAATATGATTCAGTGGAGAAAGGATTTTGGCACTGATACAGTTTTGGAG GATTTTGATTTCAGTGAGTTGAATGAAGTTTTACGGCACTACCCTCAAGGTTATCATGGTGTGGATAAGGAGGGAAGACCTGTTTACATTGAGAGACTTGGGAAAGTTGATCCGTACAAGCTTACACAAGTCACCACCTTGGATCGGTATGTGAGATACCATGTACAggaatttgaaaaatgttttacaGTCAAGTTTCCTGCCTGTTCTGTTGCTGCAAAGAGACATATAGATTCAAGTACGACTATTATAGATGTCCAAGGCGTG GGCTTAAAAAACCTAACAAAGTCAGCACGTGAACTCATCCAGCGGTTGCAAAAGATTGACAATGACAACTACCCTGAG ACACTTGGCCGAATGTTTATCATTAATGCTGGCTCTGGCTTTAAGCTGCTGTGGAACACAGTGAAATCTTTTCTTGATCCTAAAACTACTGCAAAAATACAT GTTCTTGGTAACAAGTTTCAGAATAAATTACTTGAAATAATCGATGCAAG TGAGTTGCCAGAGTTTCTTGGTGGTGACTGTAACTGTGCTGATAAGGGAGGTTGTATGAGATCTAATAAGGGGCCTTGGAATGATCCAAATATATTAAAG ATGGTCCTTAGCGGTGAAGCATTATGTTCTAGACAAATAGTGACTGTTTTGAATGGTGAGGGCAGGGTAATTGCTTGTGATAAGCCACGGTTTTCAATG ATTAAAGGTAGTGATACATCTACTGCAGAGTCCGGATCTGAAGTGGAAGAAATTGCTTCACCTAAACCAACATCAAGCTCCCTGGTTCCCAAGTTGACTCCTGTCTCTGAAGAA CCTAGGGTGGTTGGTAAGGCAAGCAGTGCAGGTGGCTTCTCTGAGTACGATGAATATGTACCTGTTATTGACAAGACTGTGGATGTGGGTTGGAAGAAACAAGTGTCTCAAAATCCATATAATTCTTCCCAAG GTTCACAACTTTTGTTAAGAGTAGAAAGAGGCCCACAGGGAACCTGTGCTCATATATGGGCGATGGTGCTTGCCTTCTTCACAAGCCTTATTAGCCTTGTCTATTCCTGGGCATTTAGAGTGAATGAGCAAGTATCTGTGTCTAATTCTGTCCAAAGCAGAACTGAGTTGCCTGTTAATCCAATGCCTGAGGAGGCATTCCATACCCCTTCAGCCATGCTCAGGTTTAATGAAAATATCCTCTCCACTGTTTTCCGTAGGCTGGATCAGCTTGAGGAGAAATTTAACGCACTGCAGGAAAAGCCATACCAGATGCCTTGTGAGAAAGAGGAATTATTGAATGTTGCTGTCTATCGTGTAGACGCATTAGAATCAGAGCTAATTGCTACAAAAAag GCTCTCTTTGAAGCTTTAATGAGGCAAGATGAACTGCTTGCATACGTAGAGAGTCAGAGAACAAAGATGCGA GTGAAGTCGAAAAAGAAGTTTTGCttttga
- the LOC123229278 gene encoding bifunctional dihydrofolate reductase-thymidylate synthase-like isoform X2 gives MVMQYCAFSNRQFSKVLLGYFDCGFHSLAIVSPLPGLRFYSKACANLKRPSNDNTTVHPPLPRRTYQVVVAATRDMGIGKDGKLPWRLPSDLKFFKELTVTTSDPGKKNAIVMGRKTWESIPLQYRPLPGRLNVVLTRSGRFDTASAEDVVKCGSIRSALELLAEAPYCLSIEKVFVIGGGQILREALNAPGCDAIHITEIENSIECDTFIPAIDLSEFQPRYSSQPFVENNIRFSFVTYVRVRNLANGDLIVKKL, from the exons ATGGTGATGCAATACTGTGCTTTTAGTAACCGACAATTTTCAAAG GTTCTACTTGGTTATTTTGATTGTGGCTTCCACAGTCTTGCAATCGTGTCTCCACTGCCCGGCCTAAGGTTTTATTCCAAGGCCTGTGCCAACCTTAAGAGGCCATCTAATGACAATACAACCGTGCATCCACCATTACCGAGGAGGACTTACCAAGTTGTGGTGGCTGCAACACGTGATATGGGCATTGGAAAGGATGGGAAGTTACCCTGGAGATTGCCTTCTGACCTCAAATTCTTCAAGGAGCTTACGGTGACTACATCAGATCCTGGGAAGAAAAACGCTATAGTTATGGGTAGGAAGACATGGGAAAGCATTCCCCTTCAGTATCGGCCTCTACCTGGTCGATTGAATGTTGTGCTGACTCGTTCTGGGAGATTCGATACTGCATCTGCTGAAGATGTTGTAAAATGTGGAAGCATTCGTTCGGCTTTGGAATTGTTGGCAGAAGCTCCTTATTGTTTGTCGATAGAGAAGGTGTTTGTTATAGGTGGCGGCCAGATATTAAG GGAAGCACTAAATGCGCCAGGGTGTGATGCCATCCACATTACCGAGATTGAGAATAGCATTGAATGTGATACCTTCATTCCTGCTATTGATCTTTCTGAGTTTCAGCCACGGTATTCATCTCAACCATTTGTGGAAAATAACATTCGGTTTTCTTTTGTTACTTATGTTCGTGTGAGAAATCTTGCTAATGGAGATCTCattgtaaaaaaattgtga
- the LOC123229278 gene encoding bifunctional dihydrofolate reductase-thymidylate synthase-like isoform X1 produces MVMQYCAFSNRQFSKVSFMASTPKLIPKFVLLGYFDCGFHSLAIVSPLPGLRFYSKACANLKRPSNDNTTVHPPLPRRTYQVVVAATRDMGIGKDGKLPWRLPSDLKFFKELTVTTSDPGKKNAIVMGRKTWESIPLQYRPLPGRLNVVLTRSGRFDTASAEDVVKCGSIRSALELLAEAPYCLSIEKVFVIGGGQILREALNAPGCDAIHITEIENSIECDTFIPAIDLSEFQPRYSSQPFVENNIRFSFVTYVRVRNLANGDLIVKKL; encoded by the exons ATGGTGATGCAATACTGTGCTTTTAGTAACCGACAATTTTCAAAGGTTTCTTTTATGGCCTCTACTCCTAAGCTGATACCGAAATTT GTTCTACTTGGTTATTTTGATTGTGGCTTCCACAGTCTTGCAATCGTGTCTCCACTGCCCGGCCTAAGGTTTTATTCCAAGGCCTGTGCCAACCTTAAGAGGCCATCTAATGACAATACAACCGTGCATCCACCATTACCGAGGAGGACTTACCAAGTTGTGGTGGCTGCAACACGTGATATGGGCATTGGAAAGGATGGGAAGTTACCCTGGAGATTGCCTTCTGACCTCAAATTCTTCAAGGAGCTTACGGTGACTACATCAGATCCTGGGAAGAAAAACGCTATAGTTATGGGTAGGAAGACATGGGAAAGCATTCCCCTTCAGTATCGGCCTCTACCTGGTCGATTGAATGTTGTGCTGACTCGTTCTGGGAGATTCGATACTGCATCTGCTGAAGATGTTGTAAAATGTGGAAGCATTCGTTCGGCTTTGGAATTGTTGGCAGAAGCTCCTTATTGTTTGTCGATAGAGAAGGTGTTTGTTATAGGTGGCGGCCAGATATTAAG GGAAGCACTAAATGCGCCAGGGTGTGATGCCATCCACATTACCGAGATTGAGAATAGCATTGAATGTGATACCTTCATTCCTGCTATTGATCTTTCTGAGTTTCAGCCACGGTATTCATCTCAACCATTTGTGGAAAATAACATTCGGTTTTCTTTTGTTACTTATGTTCGTGTGAGAAATCTTGCTAATGGAGATCTCattgtaaaaaaattgtga
- the LOC123229278 gene encoding bifunctional dihydrofolate reductase-thymidylate synthase-like isoform X4, whose translation MVMQYCAFSNRQFSKVSFMASTPKLIPKFVLLGYFDCGFHSLAIVSPLPGLRFYSKACANLKRPSNDNTTVHPPLPRRTYQVVVAATRDMGIGKDGKLPWRLPSDLKFFKELTVTTSDPGKKNAIVMGRKTWESIPLQYRPLPGRLNVVLTRSGRFDTASAEDVVKCGSIRSALELLAEAPYCLSIEKVFVIGGGQILREALNAPGCDAIHITEIENSIECDTFIPAIDLSEFQPRF comes from the exons ATGGTGATGCAATACTGTGCTTTTAGTAACCGACAATTTTCAAAGGTTTCTTTTATGGCCTCTACTCCTAAGCTGATACCGAAATTT GTTCTACTTGGTTATTTTGATTGTGGCTTCCACAGTCTTGCAATCGTGTCTCCACTGCCCGGCCTAAGGTTTTATTCCAAGGCCTGTGCCAACCTTAAGAGGCCATCTAATGACAATACAACCGTGCATCCACCATTACCGAGGAGGACTTACCAAGTTGTGGTGGCTGCAACACGTGATATGGGCATTGGAAAGGATGGGAAGTTACCCTGGAGATTGCCTTCTGACCTCAAATTCTTCAAGGAGCTTACGGTGACTACATCAGATCCTGGGAAGAAAAACGCTATAGTTATGGGTAGGAAGACATGGGAAAGCATTCCCCTTCAGTATCGGCCTCTACCTGGTCGATTGAATGTTGTGCTGACTCGTTCTGGGAGATTCGATACTGCATCTGCTGAAGATGTTGTAAAATGTGGAAGCATTCGTTCGGCTTTGGAATTGTTGGCAGAAGCTCCTTATTGTTTGTCGATAGAGAAGGTGTTTGTTATAGGTGGCGGCCAGATATTAAG GGAAGCACTAAATGCGCCAGGGTGTGATGCCATCCACATTACCGAGATTGAGAATAGCATTGAATGTGATACCTTCATTCCTGCTATTGATCTTTCTGAGTTTCAGCCACG ATTTTGA
- the LOC123229278 gene encoding bifunctional dihydrofolate reductase-thymidylate synthase-like isoform X3, with protein MVMQYCAFSNRQFSKVSFMASTPKLIPKFVLLGYFDCGFHSLAIVSPLPGLRFYSKACANLKRPSNDNTTVHPPLPRRTYQVVVAATRDMGIGKDGKLPWRLPSDLKFFKELTVTTSDPGKKNAIVMGRKTWESIPLQYRPLPGRLNVVLTRSGRFDTASAEDVVKCGSIRSALELLAEAPYCLSIEKVFVIGGGQILREALNAPGCDAIHITEIENSIECDTFIPAIDLSEFQPRKQIKPLKSNFSICTFH; from the exons ATGGTGATGCAATACTGTGCTTTTAGTAACCGACAATTTTCAAAGGTTTCTTTTATGGCCTCTACTCCTAAGCTGATACCGAAATTT GTTCTACTTGGTTATTTTGATTGTGGCTTCCACAGTCTTGCAATCGTGTCTCCACTGCCCGGCCTAAGGTTTTATTCCAAGGCCTGTGCCAACCTTAAGAGGCCATCTAATGACAATACAACCGTGCATCCACCATTACCGAGGAGGACTTACCAAGTTGTGGTGGCTGCAACACGTGATATGGGCATTGGAAAGGATGGGAAGTTACCCTGGAGATTGCCTTCTGACCTCAAATTCTTCAAGGAGCTTACGGTGACTACATCAGATCCTGGGAAGAAAAACGCTATAGTTATGGGTAGGAAGACATGGGAAAGCATTCCCCTTCAGTATCGGCCTCTACCTGGTCGATTGAATGTTGTGCTGACTCGTTCTGGGAGATTCGATACTGCATCTGCTGAAGATGTTGTAAAATGTGGAAGCATTCGTTCGGCTTTGGAATTGTTGGCAGAAGCTCCTTATTGTTTGTCGATAGAGAAGGTGTTTGTTATAGGTGGCGGCCAGATATTAAG GGAAGCACTAAATGCGCCAGGGTGTGATGCCATCCACATTACCGAGATTGAGAATAGCATTGAATGTGATACCTTCATTCCTGCTATTGATCTTTCTGAGTTTCAGCCACG GAAACAAATTAAGCCCTTGAAGAGCAACTTCAGCATCTGCACCTTTCATTAG